One window of the Xiphias gladius isolate SHS-SW01 ecotype Sanya breed wild chromosome 11, ASM1685928v1, whole genome shotgun sequence genome contains the following:
- the LOC120796790 gene encoding hyaluronan-binding protein 2-like isoform X1, with protein MNLKLLFFCLFLAVLVIPAELRRKKYKYGHHEVSQNVQQGRHEKKRGRFKDIIEDFFFEILDGTDDDDDDDDNNLEWLIDLQEHLGQCVPNPCLNNGVCEPKGKRKFKCDCPRPFKGDRCEKVKKICKRGICGRGECVLTSHPPYYECKCKEPFQPPDCRNFKLCEPNPCRNGGKCIKDGEDFDCQCPPGYRGRFCHVGPNDCYVDDGESYRGHVSETDDGDECLYWNSHFILEKGVDPFNSFEDKDGLGPHNFCRNPDGDTMPWCFFRRGRKLLWDHCDVTECPKPTDVAPTGITPPVPDPSFVKPQPTAYLKPTTAKPPTNQKPSEAPQTSPAPTDGSLIPSTTVPQLFSTCGKPQPKKQITRIFGGLKVAPGALPWQVSLQVRPKNTNRPFTHICGGVLIASCWVLTAGHCIERRKDMQVVMGGLSLDTVQDTEQTINVEAAIVHENYRETPNAVYNDIALLRLNGTDGVCANESQFVKTACLPDAQLPDGMECTISGWGATEESIYGSNHLLEANVLLINQQKCSEPVIYGPVLDNTMFCAGHLQGGVDSCQGDSGGPLTCKENNINVIYGLGIKSAGPLTCENVCRPWSGKLKTKKKPVVYTQVIYFQNYIRLNMRAAKLLNE; from the exons ATGAACCTAAAGCTTCTCTTCTTTTGCCTCTTCTTAGCGGTGCTGGTCATACCTGCTGAA ctgagacgtaaaaagtacaaatatgGGCATCATGAGGTATCTCAGAATGTACAGCAGGGCAGACatgagaaaaagaggggaagaTTTAAGGACATAATTGAAG ACTTCTTCTTTGAGATCTTAGACGGAACtgatgacgacgacgacgatgatgataACAATTTAGAATGGCTTATTGATCTTCAAGAGCACTTAG gCCAATGCGTCCCAAACCCTTGCTTAAACAATGGAGTGTGTGAGCCAAAAGGCAAGAGAAAATTCAAATGTGACTGTCCCAGACCTTTCAAAGGAGATAGATGCGAGAAAG ttaaaaaaatttGTAAGAGAGGCATATGCGGACGGGGTGAATGTGTGCTGACTTCACATCCCCCGTATTATGAGTGCAAATGCAAGGAGCCTTTCCAGCCCCCTGACTGCAGAAATT TTAAACTGTGTGAGCCTAATCCATGTAGGAATGGTGGAAAATGCATCAAGGATGGTGAAGACTTTGACTGCCAGTGCCCTCCAGGGTACAGAGGACGTTTCTGCCATGTTG GCCCGAATGACTGTTATGTGGATGATGGAGAGTCATATCGCGGTCATGTGAGTGAGACAGATGACGGTGACGAATGCCTCTACTGGAACTCACACTTCATCCTGGAGAAAGGAGTTGATCCCTTCAACTCCTTCGAAGACAAAGATGGACTTGGCCCTCATAACTTTTGCAG AAACCCAGATGGAGACACAATGCCCTGGTGTTTCTTCAGAAGAGGCCGCAAGTTGCTGTGGGACCACTGTGATGTGACAGAGTGTCCTAAGCCAACAG aTGTGGCGCCAACTGGAATTACCCCCCCAGTCCCTGATCCAAGTTTTGTCAAGCCTCAACCTACAGCATACCTCAAGCCAACGACTGCAAAACCCCCAACGAATCAAAAGCCCAGCGAAGCTCCTCAAACTTCTCCTGCACCCACTGATGGTTCTCTCATCCCCAGTACCACTGTACCACAACTGTTCTCCACCTGTGGCAAGCCTCAGCCAAAAAAGCAAATTACCCGAATTTTTGGGGGTCTGAAGGTCGCTCCCGGGGCTCTACCCTGGCAGGTGTCCTTGCAAGTGAGACCAAAGAACACCAACCggccattcacacacatttgtggAGGAGTTCTCATTGCTAGTTGCTGGGTACTGACAGCCGGACACTGCAT TGAACGAAGAAAGGACATGCAGGTGGTTATGGGAGGTCTGTCACTGGATACGGTACAAGACACAGAGCAAACCATAAACGTTGAAGCGGCTATTGTACATGAGAACTACAGGGAGACTCCTAACGCTGTATACAATGACATAG CCTTGCTGAGGCTGAATGGTACCGATGGAGTTTGTGCCAATGAGTCCCAGTTTGTGAAGACAGCCTGTCTGCCTGATGCCCAACTGCCTGATGGGATGGAGTGTACTATTTCTGGGTGGGGTGCCACTGAGGAAT ctatTTATGGTTCCAACCACCTGCTGGAGGCCAATGTACTGCTGATTAACCAGCAGAAATGCTCTGAACCCGTTATTTATGGCCCGGTCCTGGATAATACCATGTTCTGTGCTGGCCACCTGCAGGGAGGGGTTGATTCCTGCCAG GGTGACTCTGGAGGGCCACTGACTTGTAAGGAGAACAATATCAACGTCATTTATGGCCTG ggCATCAAATCTGCAGGGCCATTGACATGTGAGAATGTATGTCGTCCATGGTCCGGTAAgctgaagacaaagaaaaagccaGTAGTTTACACACAGGTCATTTACTTCCAGAACTACATAAGGTTGAACATGAGAGCTGCTAAGCTGCTGAACGAGTAG
- the LOC120796790 gene encoding hyaluronan-binding protein 2-like isoform X2, which produces MNLKLLFFCLFLAVLVIPAELRRKKYKYGHHEVSQNVQQGRHEKKRGRFKDIIEDFFFEILDGTDDDDDDDDNNLEWLIDLQEHLGQCVPNPCLNNGVCEPKGKRKFKCDCPRPFKGDRCEKVKKICKRGICGRGECVLTSHPPYYECKCKEPFQPPDCRNFKLCEPNPCRNGGKCIKDGEDFDCQCPPGYRGRFCHVGPNDCYVDDGESYRGHVSETDDGDECLYWNSHFILEKGVDPFNSFEDKDGLGPHNFCRNPDGDTMPWCFFRRGRKLLWDHCDVTECPKPTDVAPTGITPPVPDPSFVKPQPTAYLKPTTAKPPTNQKPSEAPQTSPAPTDGSLIPSTTVPQLFSTCGKPQPKKQITRIFGGLKVAPGALPWQVSLQVRPKNTNRPFTHICGGVLIASCWVLTAGHCIERRKDMQVVMGGLSLDTVQDTEQTINVEAAIVHENYRETPNAVYNDIALLRLNGTDGVCANESQFVKTACLPDAQLPDGMECTISGWGATEESIYGSNHLLEANVLLINQQKCSEPVIYGPVLDNTMFCAGHLQGGVDSCQGDSGGPLTCKENNINVIYGLVSWGDQCGRKNKPGVYTRVTHFLNWIKSKTEAASP; this is translated from the exons ATGAACCTAAAGCTTCTCTTCTTTTGCCTCTTCTTAGCGGTGCTGGTCATACCTGCTGAA ctgagacgtaaaaagtacaaatatgGGCATCATGAGGTATCTCAGAATGTACAGCAGGGCAGACatgagaaaaagaggggaagaTTTAAGGACATAATTGAAG ACTTCTTCTTTGAGATCTTAGACGGAACtgatgacgacgacgacgatgatgataACAATTTAGAATGGCTTATTGATCTTCAAGAGCACTTAG gCCAATGCGTCCCAAACCCTTGCTTAAACAATGGAGTGTGTGAGCCAAAAGGCAAGAGAAAATTCAAATGTGACTGTCCCAGACCTTTCAAAGGAGATAGATGCGAGAAAG ttaaaaaaatttGTAAGAGAGGCATATGCGGACGGGGTGAATGTGTGCTGACTTCACATCCCCCGTATTATGAGTGCAAATGCAAGGAGCCTTTCCAGCCCCCTGACTGCAGAAATT TTAAACTGTGTGAGCCTAATCCATGTAGGAATGGTGGAAAATGCATCAAGGATGGTGAAGACTTTGACTGCCAGTGCCCTCCAGGGTACAGAGGACGTTTCTGCCATGTTG GCCCGAATGACTGTTATGTGGATGATGGAGAGTCATATCGCGGTCATGTGAGTGAGACAGATGACGGTGACGAATGCCTCTACTGGAACTCACACTTCATCCTGGAGAAAGGAGTTGATCCCTTCAACTCCTTCGAAGACAAAGATGGACTTGGCCCTCATAACTTTTGCAG AAACCCAGATGGAGACACAATGCCCTGGTGTTTCTTCAGAAGAGGCCGCAAGTTGCTGTGGGACCACTGTGATGTGACAGAGTGTCCTAAGCCAACAG aTGTGGCGCCAACTGGAATTACCCCCCCAGTCCCTGATCCAAGTTTTGTCAAGCCTCAACCTACAGCATACCTCAAGCCAACGACTGCAAAACCCCCAACGAATCAAAAGCCCAGCGAAGCTCCTCAAACTTCTCCTGCACCCACTGATGGTTCTCTCATCCCCAGTACCACTGTACCACAACTGTTCTCCACCTGTGGCAAGCCTCAGCCAAAAAAGCAAATTACCCGAATTTTTGGGGGTCTGAAGGTCGCTCCCGGGGCTCTACCCTGGCAGGTGTCCTTGCAAGTGAGACCAAAGAACACCAACCggccattcacacacatttgtggAGGAGTTCTCATTGCTAGTTGCTGGGTACTGACAGCCGGACACTGCAT TGAACGAAGAAAGGACATGCAGGTGGTTATGGGAGGTCTGTCACTGGATACGGTACAAGACACAGAGCAAACCATAAACGTTGAAGCGGCTATTGTACATGAGAACTACAGGGAGACTCCTAACGCTGTATACAATGACATAG CCTTGCTGAGGCTGAATGGTACCGATGGAGTTTGTGCCAATGAGTCCCAGTTTGTGAAGACAGCCTGTCTGCCTGATGCCCAACTGCCTGATGGGATGGAGTGTACTATTTCTGGGTGGGGTGCCACTGAGGAAT ctatTTATGGTTCCAACCACCTGCTGGAGGCCAATGTACTGCTGATTAACCAGCAGAAATGCTCTGAACCCGTTATTTATGGCCCGGTCCTGGATAATACCATGTTCTGTGCTGGCCACCTGCAGGGAGGGGTTGATTCCTGCCAG GGTGACTCTGGAGGGCCACTGACTTGTAAGGAGAACAATATCAACGTCATTTATGGCCTGGTGAGTTGGGGAGACCAATGTGGGAGGAAGAACAAGCCTGGGGTCTACACTCGGGTCACTCACTTCCTGAACTGGATCAAGTCAAAAACTGAAGCAGCATCTCCATAA